A genomic window from Maledivibacter sp. includes:
- a CDS encoding XkdX family protein — protein MTDYEWCKKAYDNGWATAEMLQIWVNAGRLTQEEYSEIVG, from the coding sequence ATGACTGATTATGAGTGGTGTAAAAAAGCGTATGACAATGGTTGGGCTACTGCTGAAATGTTGCAAATATGGGTAAATGCTGGTAGGCTAACGCAAGAAGAATACAGTGAGATAGTTGGTTAA
- a CDS encoding aspartyl-phosphate phosphatase Spo0E family protein: MQKKDSFSQQEINNRIHDLRLRLNQAYKEYGHTDQVVEISQELDRYIVLAQRYLMGG; encoded by the coding sequence ATGCAGAAAAAAGATAGTTTTTCTCAACAAGAGATTAATAATAGAATACATGATCTCCGATTAAGATTGAACCAAGCATACAAAGAGTATGGACATACGGATCAAGTAGTAGAAATAAGCCAAGAGCTAGACAGATATATTGTTCTGGCACAACGATATCTTATGGGTGGATAG
- a CDS encoding helix-turn-helix domain-containing protein, translated as MRNRYADKYIELGENIKKYRKKLGLSQEELANKMSISRSYLSKIEAPNCQKSFSVETLFLLAETLHIPVHKLLEFENEEN; from the coding sequence ATGAGAAATAGATATGCGGATAAATATATAGAATTGGGAGAAAATATAAAAAAGTATAGGAAGAAGCTGGGACTATCACAGGAAGAATTAGCTAATAAAATGAGCATAAGTAGGAGCTATTTAAGTAAGATAGAAGCACCAAATTGTCAAAAGTCATTTTCCGTAGAAACATTATTTTTATTAGCTGAGACCTTACACATTCCTGTGCATAAGTTATTAGAGTTTGAGAATGAGGAAAATTGA
- a CDS encoding helix-turn-helix transcriptional regulator, protein MEKHAKKFQQLGLNIAYYRKLRGLSQMALSEKVHISRTHLSQIEAPNMKKSFSISTLFDIAEALEIEVAKLFEFRE, encoded by the coding sequence ATGGAAAAACATGCAAAGAAATTCCAACAATTAGGATTAAATATAGCTTATTATAGAAAACTTAGGGGCTTATCCCAAATGGCCCTTTCTGAAAAAGTTCATATCAGTAGAACTCACCTAAGTCAAATTGAAGCTCCAAATATGAAAAAGTCATTTTCTATCTCCACTCTTTTTGATATTGCAGAGGCTTTGGAGATTGAGGTCGCTAAGTTATTTGAGTTTAGGGAGTAG
- a CDS encoding aspartyl-phosphate phosphatase Spo0E family protein: MEYKNTKNESSQFEVEGKISELRLKLNKAIESNIDKSEIVNISQELDKYIVLKQKKLGGEKYGSK, encoded by the coding sequence ATGGAATATAAAAATACAAAAAATGAGTCAAGCCAATTTGAGGTTGAAGGGAAGATAAGTGAGCTGAGGTTAAAACTAAATAAAGCCATAGAATCCAATATAGATAAATCTGAAATAGTTAATATTAGTCAAGAATTGGATAAATATATTGTACTTAAGCAAAAGAAATTAGGTGGAGAAAAGTATGGTAGTAAGTGA
- a CDS encoding hemolysin XhlA family protein, translating to MGICDRHHEVVSRLDDHEKRIGNLEINDAKMSEKIENLIEKLDSLTTWIKALVMLGITSLVGFFFWYVQSIK from the coding sequence ATGGGTATTTGTGATAGGCATCATGAGGTAGTGAGCAGACTGGATGACCATGAAAAAAGGATAGGGAATCTAGAAATCAATGATGCCAAGATGAGTGAAAAAATTGAGAATCTTATTGAAAAATTAGATAGCTTGACTACTTGGATAAAAGCCTTGGTGATGCTTGGAATAACATCGCTAGTGGGCTTTTTCTTTTGGTATGTACAAAGCATCAAATGA
- a CDS encoding phage holin: protein MLERLKNPGTIITIVSAALLIASNCGLEVDNEAIMTCVKAACTIGITLGVLNDPSTPGLDLPFYNDRYR from the coding sequence ATGCTAGAAAGACTAAAGAACCCAGGTACAATCATAACCATAGTATCGGCAGCTCTTTTGATTGCAAGTAATTGTGGCTTAGAAGTAGATAATGAAGCCATAATGACCTGTGTAAAGGCCGCATGCACCATAGGGATAACATTGGGAGTTCTAAACGATCCAAGTACACCGGGCTTAGATTTACCATTTTATAATGATAGATATAGATAA
- a CDS encoding glutamine--tRNA ligase/YqeY domain fusion protein: protein MPTNTHDDNNTPMASNFIHRIIDKDLEEGVNNSVHTRFPPEPNGYLHIGSAYAININYGAAQKYDGKFNLRFDDTNPTREDMEYVQSIIDDIKWLGADWEDRLFYASDYFDQCYEYAIKLIKEGKAFVCDLSKEEMREYRGTLTEPGKDSPYRNRSIEENLELFEKMKNGEFKEGSRVLRAKIDMSSPNMNMRDPVIYRIQFEHHYRTGDKWCIYPMYDYAHPIQDAIEGITHSLCSDEFKDHRPLYEWVIDEIGFEKPPKQREFGRMGVTGTVMSKRYLRELVEGAYVNGWDDPRMPTLQGLRRRGYSPEALRTFLNEVGVSKSNSTVDMAMLEHFVRDDLKLRVPRVMSVLNPLKVVITNYPEGETEWLEADNNPENPEMGSRQIPFSRVVYIEREDFMEEPPKKYKRLSPGVEVRLRHAYFIKCEEVIRDEETGKILELRCTYDPETKSGTGFTARKPKGTIHWVSADHAVKAEVRLYDRLLMDEENEVDDWKENLNPDSLKVLKTAFVEPQLKDVEPGSSYQFLRHGYFCIDAKDSSKDSLVINRIVSLKDSWKKKK, encoded by the coding sequence ATGCCTACTAATACACATGATGATAACAATACTCCTATGGCATCAAATTTTATTCATAGAATAATAGACAAGGATTTAGAAGAGGGAGTTAATAACAGCGTACACACACGATTTCCACCTGAGCCAAACGGGTATTTACATATAGGAAGTGCCTATGCGATAAATATTAATTATGGGGCTGCTCAAAAATATGATGGAAAGTTCAATCTTAGATTTGATGATACTAATCCAACTAGAGAAGATATGGAATATGTGCAGTCGATCATTGACGATATCAAATGGCTTGGAGCAGATTGGGAAGACCGTTTGTTTTATGCTTCCGATTATTTTGATCAATGCTATGAATATGCAATCAAACTAATCAAAGAAGGCAAAGCCTTTGTATGTGATTTAAGTAAGGAAGAAATGAGGGAGTACAGGGGCACATTGACTGAGCCTGGAAAAGATAGTCCATATCGTAATCGGTCAATAGAAGAGAATCTAGAGCTGTTTGAAAAAATGAAAAACGGTGAATTTAAAGAGGGCTCAAGGGTGCTTAGAGCCAAAATAGATATGTCATCGCCTAATATGAATATGCGTGATCCAGTAATATATAGAATCCAGTTTGAACACCATTATAGAACCGGTGACAAGTGGTGTATATATCCTATGTATGATTATGCTCATCCTATCCAAGATGCCATTGAGGGCATAACCCATTCCCTTTGCTCCGATGAGTTTAAGGATCATAGACCTTTATACGAGTGGGTTATAGATGAAATAGGCTTTGAAAAGCCCCCTAAACAAAGGGAATTTGGTAGAATGGGCGTTACAGGAACAGTAATGAGTAAAAGATACCTTAGGGAATTGGTTGAGGGTGCTTATGTCAATGGATGGGATGATCCACGTATGCCTACCCTACAGGGACTAAGAAGAAGGGGATATTCTCCAGAGGCCCTAAGAACCTTTTTAAATGAGGTTGGAGTATCAAAAAGTAATAGTACAGTGGATATGGCAATGCTAGAGCATTTCGTGAGAGATGACCTTAAGCTGAGGGTTCCTAGAGTAATGTCTGTACTAAATCCTCTCAAAGTAGTTATAACAAACTATCCAGAGGGTGAGACAGAGTGGCTAGAGGCAGATAATAACCCAGAAAATCCTGAAATGGGTAGTAGACAAATTCCATTTTCAAGGGTGGTATATATAGAGAGAGAGGATTTCATGGAAGAGCCTCCTAAGAAATACAAAAGACTTTCTCCCGGTGTAGAGGTTAGATTAAGACATGCTTATTTCATAAAATGTGAAGAAGTAATAAGGGATGAGGAAACTGGAAAAATTTTAGAGCTGAGATGCACCTATGATCCAGAAACTAAGAGTGGTACAGGCTTCACAGCCCGTAAACCAAAGGGTACCATTCATTGGGTTTCTGCTGATCATGCAGTTAAGGCTGAGGTTCGCTTATATGATCGTCTATTGATGGATGAAGAGAATGAAGTAGATGATTGGAAGGAAAATCTAAATCCAGATTCACTAAAGGTATTAAAGACAGCCTTTGTTGAGCCACAGCTAAAGGATGTAGAACCAGGAAGCAGCTACCAGTTTTTAAGGCATGGATATTTCTGCATTGACGCTAAGGATTCCTCAAAGGATTCCCTAGTAATTAACAGAATAGTATCCCTAAAGGATTCATGGAAGAAAAAGAAATAA